ACACCACACTCACCACCTTGTCACCCCAGATACCCAAACGGGAGACGCGGCTGTAGCCGCCAAGTTGGATCGCGCGTCCGTCGCGAGACAACCTCAATCTGGCGGGCTCCATAAAGGAATTCTTGCGCACGATCAACATCGTCAACTGACCGTCCTGCAAGTACCGGCGAACTTCATAGGGGTTCCCTTGCCCGTAATAGAGAAATTTGCCCGAGGCCAATATCGGCCCGCAGGAGATCATTCGCCTTAGTGACCATCCTGCGCCTTGCAAGGGCTCACGGAAGCGCACTGGCTCGCCAAACGACAGCACCCGCTTGCCCTCAGGGTCGTACTTGTGAATCACCTTGTCTTCTCTCTCGTCATACCATGACACGTAGTAGAACCCGGCACTGTCAATGGCAAAGCTCAGCGGCCAACCAAGAGGATCTAACCTCACCGAGCGCACAAACTCCCCAGAAGGGGTGAAAACACTGACACGCTTGTTCCCCGCCTCGACAACGCACACGTTCCCCTCCGGGTCAAATGCCACCCCCATCGGCATGGCCAGCTGACCCGGGGCACCCCCACGACCACCGATCACCCACGCGACCCTGCCCTCCCGATCAAACTTCTTCAGCTCCCCGTAGCGACTGAACACCACGTACCACTCCCCAGTCGGGGCAACCGCCATATAGTTCACGCCACCGCCTGCCCCCGCGTAGGCCGTATCGTCGCAACTTCCCAACACCTTGTCCCACACCAGCTCCACCCGCGGCCCACCCTCCCTGTCCCAAAGCCCCTTTTCCCCGGTCAACACCACCTTTACCTCCGGGTTCTCCTTCCGCGCCAGCCTGGCCAGCTCCTCGGCATCCCAAATGTACGGCACCTCCATCGCCCCCATCTGCCGCCGCAGTGCCACGTGCCGCACCACAAGATACCCCAACACCCCACAGGCCACAATCCCCACCACCGCCACCAGCGTCCCCTTCAGTTGTGAGCCGCGCCGCTCCATACCTTCCCTCCTCCAGCGCTCCTCAGCGCAAGCTAGGGCCACTCACCAGCCGCTCCACCTCCGCCAGCGCCTCCGCCGTGCGCTGCCCATAGCGCTGCACGAAACGAATCGCCCCCTCCTCATCCAGCAAAACCACCAACGGCACGTAGCTGACCCGATACTTGCCCAACACTCGATGCTCAGCGTCGGCAACCACCGCAAAGCCCACTCCGTGCCGCCGCACAAACGTCGACGTCTGCTCCCGTCCATCCGCACTCACCCTCACCACCCTCACCTGGCCCAGCCTTTCGGCAAACGCCTGCCACGAGGCCGCACTCTCCGCGCAGGAGCCACAGGTGGTGTTGAAAAATATCAGCACCGCCGGTCCGCTTTTCACCTCCACTGGGCGCCCCTCCAAGTCCAGGGCAACCAAGGCCGGGGCCCTCTGCCCTATCTCCAGCGGCTTCTGCCCCAGCAGCACCCGCCCCATGGAGCGATTCTCCCGCAGCACCACCACCGCTGCGCCCAGCGCCACGCCCAGCAGTACGCCAGTGGCGCAGTTGACCAGTTCACGGCGTGTCATGGCAACCGCACCTGAACCAGAATACACTCACCTTTTCGCGCGCCAGCCCCGCAGCATCGCAGGCAAGCCCCTCCCGCTGCTGTGCGAACCACTGCACTTTGCCTACAAGGGTCGGCCCCCGCTACACTCCATCCCACGAGACGCATTCCACATCGCTGGGCCGCCTCGTCTCGGCCGTAAGGTAGAAAAAAAAAATCGACTTCTGTCAAGTGTTTTTTGGGGAAAATTGCAGGGTATTGGCGGGAGACTCTCGACTGAACCGCTGTCTCGCTGCAATCGTCGCCACAGGCTCTGCAACACCCCTCGGACTGGCGCCCCAAGCTGTGGCGAGGTGCCAACAGAGCCGGCGCCCCAGTCGCTTCGCGCAGGGGGGCGCAAAAAGAGGCCAAGAACTGCTTGTAGAGTTCCCTGCAACCTGGCCCCTGACGGCGTATCGGCACCTTGTGCGTCGAAAAGCACTTGCGCCCTGGCACCATCGTGCTCGGGGTCCGCCAGTTGGCCGCGAGGTCGACCGCAGGGTAACTGCCTGGCCGGGGTGA
The candidate division KSB1 bacterium genome window above contains:
- a CDS encoding TlpA family protein disulfide reductase, whose product is MTRRELVNCATGVLLGVALGAAVVVLRENRSMGRVLLGQKPLEIGQRAPALVALDLEGRPVEVKSGPAVLIFFNTTCGSCAESAASWQAFAERLGQVRVVRVSADGREQTSTFVRRHGVGFAVVADAEHRVLGKYRVSYVPLVVLLDEEGAIRFVQRYGQRTAEALAEVERLVSGPSLR